The Deltaproteobacteria bacterium DNA window AGGACCCGTTCCCATTGCTATTGGATCGTGCCTTTCAAATGATCGCCGAGGGCGCCGACATCCTCGATATCGGCGGCGAATCGAGCAGGCCGGGGGCGACGCCCGTAGAAACAGATGAGGAGCTCCGAAGGGTCATTCCGGTCATCGAGGTCATCCGGCAACAATCGGACATTCCGATCTCCATCGACACCACAAAGGCCCGCGTGGCCCTCGAGGCGGTTTCCGCCGGCGCCTCCATGATCAACGATATAAGCGCC harbors:
- a CDS encoding dihydropteroate synthase, translating into MGTGDAGGRVPDRAAGGDVAYDWSRRDIPNRASHSDAEDERETRRRQDPFPLLLDRAFQMIAEGADILDIGGESSRPGATPVETDEELRRVIPVIEVIRQQSDIPISIDTTKARVALEAVSAGASMINDISA